The window AACAGGAGTCAACATCTAGTTAAGATCAGAAGTATAATCATACAAGCAAATGGAAATCCAAAGATCAAACTGGCTTAGGAATTCATAttgtaacaagaaaaaaaaaaaactcagtatGTAtctataaattatgatttcattCAAATGAAACTGatctaaaacaagaaaaaaaattgtgtacATGAGCTACCTTGTACTGTTCGTTTCCAAAAGCTTTGATCGAATCAACTGCCTTCATCCACCAAGAAATCTCCTCTGGCTTCATGTCTAGATCTGCTGGCCAATCAGGATAAGTATCACCGTCTTTAAAGAAGTCAGATATCCCATCGTCCTCTCCTTCAGGAATTTCCCCGCAATCAACAATTACTGTTTCTTGAGAGGGAGAATCACCTCCCTCAGTCACAACATGCTCAATAGAACGAACCACTCCCATTCCTTTGGTTACCTTCCCAAAAACAACATGCTTTCCATCTAGATGAGAAGTTCGAGTGGTTGTGATAAAAAACTGAGATCCATTGGTGTCAGGGCCCATATTAGCCATTGACaacattccttttctttcatgtttcaaCTCAAAGTTTTCATCCTCAAATTTCAATCCATATATAGATTCTCCTCCAGTTCCATCCCCTGCTGATATGTCACCACCTTGTATCATAAAACCTTTGACAACACGATGAAAACGACCCCCCTGAAATTAAACAATAGCCTCCatcagcaaaacaaaacatggaATCACAAACAATCTGACTAAAGCAGAGCTTCATAATTAAGCCCATCTGCTATAAGCCAGCAGCCAAAGTTAGGAAGTCATCTCCAAAGTAgatatatcaattaataaacTAGGTTACTGCTCAAAGATATGatctttcaaagaaaaaacaccaaACATAGGTGACAATAACTTTCTCCACATCAAAATGTATTAACAGATATCCAAACACATTCAAATTTACAAGTTTGACAAAATCCACAACGCCCCAGGAAGCTAATGCTTTACTGGTGAACAAAATTACATAGACAACAAAAACTCCTTTT is drawn from Populus nigra chromosome 5, ddPopNigr1.1, whole genome shotgun sequence and contains these coding sequences:
- the LOC133693686 gene encoding peptidyl-prolyl cis-trans isomerase CYP40-like isoform X2, which translates into the protein MAKPRCYLDISIGGELEGRIVVELYKDVVPKTAENFRALCTGEKGIGPNTGVPLHYKGGRFHRVVKGFMIQGGDISAGDGTGGESIYGLKFEDENFELKHERKGMLSMANMGPDTNGSQFFITTTRTSHLDGKHVVFGKVTKGMGVVRSIEHVVTEGGDSPSQETVIVDCGEIPEGEDDGISDFFKDGDTYPDWPADLDMKPEEISWWMKAVDSIKAFGNEQYKKQDCKMALRKYRKALRYLDVCWEKEDIDEGL